From the Pseudomonadota bacterium genome, one window contains:
- the typA gene encoding translational GTPase TypA — MQQSKIRNVAIIAHVDHGKTTLVDKLFKHSGMFRENQDISERLMDSMDLERERGITIASKNGSFIFKDHWINIIDTPGHADFGGQVERVLRMADGCLLLVDAQEGPMPQTYFVLKKALGAKLPIIVVINKIDKPAARCAWVVDQVFDLFVKLEAPDELLDFPIVYASAKEGYATYDPAIRGDSMEPVCQMILDHTPAPSGSPDNPLQMQVNTLDYSQYLGRLGIGKVVNGTLRINENIVCARRDGTLSPVRITKIFRFESDQKVPVNKAETGEIVAVAGLEDITVGVTFTDPENPMPLPLIEIDPPTISMNFIPNDSPFAGREGKYVTSRHLHDRLQREILADVALRVEPLTDSTGYRVSGRGELHLSILIEKMRRENFEFQVTRPQVIMKVENGRTLEPYEELTIDVDDEFKGAVIEKLGKLKGQMLEMDMERSMVRLVYKIPTRGLLGFRSQFMTDTKGMGMMNYVFDQYGPHAGEIVNRVNGALIVMEECTTVAYALFNLQDRGRLFLGAGEKVYKGQIIGENARKEDMVVNPAKGKKLTNMRASGSDENVVLTPPVNMSLEDCIAYINDDELVEVTPKSIRLRKRAVPNRV, encoded by the coding sequence ATGCAGCAAAGTAAAATTCGTAACGTCGCAATCATCGCCCATGTCGACCATGGCAAGACAACTCTGGTCGACAAACTATTCAAACACAGCGGCATGTTCCGGGAGAATCAGGATATCTCTGAAAGGCTCATGGACTCCATGGACCTCGAACGGGAACGCGGCATCACCATCGCCTCAAAAAACGGCTCCTTCATCTTCAAGGATCACTGGATTAATATTATCGACACCCCCGGCCATGCCGATTTCGGCGGCCAGGTTGAAAGGGTACTGCGGATGGCCGACGGCTGCCTGCTGCTGGTCGATGCCCAGGAAGGCCCGATGCCCCAGACCTATTTTGTTCTCAAAAAAGCCCTGGGCGCCAAGCTGCCGATTATCGTAGTCATCAACAAGATCGACAAACCGGCCGCCCGTTGCGCATGGGTGGTCGACCAGGTTTTTGACCTGTTCGTCAAACTGGAAGCGCCGGACGAACTTCTCGACTTCCCGATCGTCTATGCCTCTGCCAAAGAGGGCTATGCCACCTACGACCCGGCAATCAGAGGCGACAGCATGGAACCGGTCTGCCAGATGATTCTCGACCACACCCCGGCCCCTTCCGGCTCTCCGGACAACCCTCTGCAGATGCAGGTCAACACTCTCGATTACTCCCAGTATCTGGGCCGTCTCGGGATCGGCAAGGTCGTGAACGGCACCCTGCGAATTAACGAAAACATCGTTTGTGCACGGCGTGACGGGACCCTGTCTCCGGTCCGGATCACCAAGATTTTTCGTTTTGAGTCCGACCAGAAAGTCCCGGTCAATAAGGCGGAAACCGGCGAGATCGTCGCCGTCGCGGGTCTGGAGGACATCACGGTCGGCGTCACCTTCACCGATCCGGAGAATCCGATGCCGTTGCCGCTGATCGAGATCGATCCACCAACGATCTCGATGAATTTTATCCCCAACGATTCTCCTTTTGCCGGGAGGGAAGGAAAGTATGTCACCTCCAGGCATCTTCACGACCGTCTGCAGCGGGAGATTCTGGCCGACGTTGCCCTAAGGGTCGAACCCCTCACCGATTCCACCGGGTACAGGGTTTCCGGCCGCGGCGAACTTCATCTGTCGATCCTGATTGAAAAGATGCGCCGGGAAAACTTTGAATTCCAGGTGACCAGACCCCAGGTGATCATGAAGGTCGAGAACGGCCGGACCCTGGAACCCTACGAAGAGCTCACCATTGATGTGGACGACGAATTCAAGGGGGCGGTGATTGAAAAGCTGGGCAAGCTCAAAGGGCAGATGCTTGAAATGGACATGGAGCGCAGCATGGTCAGGCTCGTCTACAAGATCCCCACCAGGGGCCTTCTCGGTTTCCGCTCCCAGTTCATGACCGACACCAAGGGGATGGGGATGATGAATTACGTTTTTGATCAATACGGCCCCCACGCCGGAGAGATCGTCAACCGGGTCAACGGTGCCCTGATTGTTATGGAGGAATGCACCACCGTAGCCTATGCTCTCTTCAACCTCCAGGATCGCGGCCGCCTGTTTCTCGGCGCGGGCGAGAAGGTCTACAAAGGCCAGATCATCGGTGAAAATGCCAGAAAGGAGGACATGGTCGTCAACCCCGCCAAGGGCAAGAAACTCACCAACATGCGCGCATCCGGTTCGGACGAAAATGTCGTCCTGACCCCGCCGGTGAACATGAGCCTTGAAGACTGCATCGCCTATATCAACGACGACGAACTGGTCGAAGTCACCCCTAAATCAATCCGCTTGAGAAAGAGGGCGGTGCCGAACAGGGTGTAG
- the mraZ gene encoding division/cell wall cluster transcriptional repressor MraZ, producing the protein MIVTEERLVKNPVHHFRGRSDHTLDGKGRINIPTRFREVLRLQFNNERLMVFPWRNCLKAYPLSRWEELELSLLATGKKHPETIKMVRFMVGGVVECPVDKQGRILLPAKMRADCGISKEVLVSGMISYFEIWDSVTWEKENLPAEEDFKGFELNQLESGFF; encoded by the coding sequence ATGATTGTGACAGAAGAAAGATTGGTGAAAAATCCGGTCCATCATTTTCGCGGCCGTTCAGATCATACCCTCGACGGGAAAGGGCGGATCAATATCCCGACCCGCTTCAGGGAAGTGCTGCGCCTGCAGTTCAATAATGAGAGGCTCATGGTCTTCCCCTGGCGGAATTGCCTGAAGGCGTATCCGCTTTCAAGATGGGAAGAGCTTGAGTTGAGCCTTCTGGCAACGGGCAAAAAGCACCCGGAAACCATCAAGATGGTACGGTTTATGGTTGGCGGAGTGGTTGAGTGCCCGGTCGATAAACAGGGAAGGATTCTGCTCCCGGCTAAGATGCGAGCGGATTGCGGAATCAGTAAAGAGGTGCTGGTCAGCGGCATGATTTCCTATTTTGAAATCTGGGACAGCGTGACCTGGGAGAAAGAAAACCTTCCGGCGGAAGAAGACTTCAAAGGATTTGAGCTGAACCAGCTGGAAAGCGGGTTCTTTTGA
- the rsmH gene encoding 16S rRNA (cytosine(1402)-N(4))-methyltransferase RsmH codes for MNKAPGQCHVPVLLDEVLEYLQPVSAGIYVDGNLGLGGHSAAILEQSSPDGRVIGFDWDSNALSMAEKRLAPYGERFCGFRKNFTEIGPVLEELGVSGVDGILLDLGLSSLQLDSEERGFSFKGEALLDMRMDDRHHETAADLLNTLTEEELADLFYYYGEERQARRIAGAVVNARVKTPFETTDQLVELVERAIPRRFHPPKIHVATKIFQALRIAVNRELDNLDTVLKLGPGFLRGGGRFCVISFHSLEDRMVKRAFNDDARLKVVTRKPVRPTEEECRQNPRSRSARFRVAEKLDP; via the coding sequence ATGAATAAAGCTCCCGGCCAGTGTCATGTCCCTGTTCTCCTTGACGAGGTCCTGGAGTATCTGCAGCCGGTGAGTGCAGGTATCTATGTCGATGGCAATCTTGGTCTTGGCGGCCATTCGGCGGCAATACTTGAACAGAGTTCGCCCGACGGAAGGGTGATAGGTTTTGACTGGGACAGCAATGCATTGAGTATGGCTGAAAAAAGGCTGGCTCCTTATGGAGAAAGGTTCTGCGGCTTCAGGAAGAATTTTACGGAGATCGGGCCGGTCCTTGAAGAACTTGGGGTGTCGGGAGTGGACGGCATTCTGCTTGACCTTGGCCTTTCTTCATTACAGCTGGACAGCGAAGAGCGGGGGTTCAGTTTCAAAGGAGAAGCGCTACTGGATATGCGGATGGATGATCGGCACCATGAAACCGCCGCAGATCTGCTGAACACCCTGACCGAGGAAGAGCTTGCCGATCTTTTTTATTATTACGGTGAAGAGCGGCAGGCGCGAAGGATTGCCGGTGCGGTTGTCAATGCCAGGGTCAAGACTCCCTTCGAGACTACTGACCAGTTGGTGGAACTTGTAGAGAGAGCAATCCCCAGGCGTTTTCATCCACCAAAGATCCACGTGGCGACAAAGATTTTTCAGGCGTTGCGGATCGCGGTCAACCGGGAGCTTGACAATCTGGACACCGTTTTGAAACTGGGGCCTGGATTTTTGCGCGGAGGAGGCAGATTCTGCGTTATCTCATTTCACTCCCTGGAAGACAGGATGGTGAAGAGGGCATTTAATGATGATGCCCGCTTAAAGGTTGTGACCAGGAAACCGGTCAGACCTACGGAGGAAGAATGTCGACAGAACCCAAGGTCCAGAAGCGCCAGATTCCGGGTGGCAGAAAAACTCGACCCGTAA